The following are from one region of the Abiotrophia defectiva ATCC 49176 genome:
- a CDS encoding ABC transporter permease has product MRLLNNAWAYVWRKKFKTLIIFLILLVMSTVSLSSLAVKRATDVASKETFKGISSSFSMEIDRRNNQGTNRGSGNLRGKDIAAIQGLDGISQVVKRMGIVADLVDKELVSQDGLPRIDADRQRRFGKAAMLTGTNDSSLDDRFSAETFKLVEGRHIKPEDKNVAMVHEEFAKKNGLKVGDTLKLKSNIYDADNEKQANETTEVTIVGTFSGKNKGGVTAIQELYQNNLLTDLGTTQKLYGYTDETAIYQDASFFVDGNHDLDKIMSEAKKLSINWRAYSLVKSSQNFPSLQKSIGLVYGMTDKLLLGSLIFSGVVLMLILFLWMNGRRKEMGIRLSLGMTKPQILAQFLVEVLMVSLASFVGAFLLGGPVSQWVGNTILGSVNQSIGQQLAAEAKNTTLGGGAAIDSFNKTLTELSVQVQAMDMVWVVALGLVVILVAVLLASITLMRKQPKSLLADHQ; this is encoded by the coding sequence ATGCGTTTATTGAATAATGCTTGGGCCTATGTCTGGCGTAAAAAATTTAAGACTCTGATTATCTTCCTCATTCTCTTAGTCATGTCCACTGTTTCCTTAAGTAGTTTGGCTGTTAAGCGGGCAACCGACGTGGCCTCCAAAGAAACCTTCAAGGGCATCAGCTCTTCCTTCTCGATGGAAATCGATCGCCGTAACAACCAAGGGACCAACCGCGGGAGTGGGAACTTGCGTGGTAAGGACATCGCGGCCATTCAAGGCCTAGATGGCATTAGCCAAGTGGTCAAACGTATGGGGATTGTGGCCGACTTAGTCGACAAGGAACTGGTTTCCCAAGACGGCCTGCCACGAATTGATGCCGACCGTCAACGTCGCTTCGGTAAGGCAGCCATGTTGACAGGGACCAATGACTCTTCCTTGGACGATCGCTTTAGTGCCGAAACCTTCAAGCTAGTTGAAGGCCGTCACATTAAGCCTGAAGACAAGAACGTGGCCATGGTCCACGAAGAATTTGCTAAGAAGAACGGCCTCAAGGTAGGGGACACGCTCAAACTCAAGTCCAACATCTATGATGCCGATAATGAAAAGCAAGCCAACGAAACGACTGAAGTTACGATCGTAGGGACCTTCAGCGGGAAGAACAAGGGTGGGGTAACGGCCATCCAAGAACTCTACCAAAACAACCTGCTGACCGACTTAGGGACCACTCAAAAGCTCTACGGTTATACCGATGAAACGGCTATCTATCAAGATGCTAGCTTCTTCGTCGACGGTAACCATGACTTAGACAAGATTATGTCTGAAGCTAAGAAGTTGTCCATTAACTGGCGGGCATACAGCTTGGTTAAGAGCAGCCAAAACTTCCCATCCTTGCAAAAATCAATTGGTTTAGTCTATGGCATGACCGACAAGTTACTCTTGGGTAGCCTGATTTTCTCAGGTGTTGTTCTCATGTTGATCCTCTTCCTCTGGATGAACGGTCGTCGTAAGGAAATGGGGATTCGTCTCTCCCTAGGGATGACCAAGCCACAAATCTTGGCTCAATTCCTAGTTGAAGTCCTCATGGTCAGTCTAGCAAGCTTTGTGGGGGCCTTCCTCCTAGGTGGACCTGTCAGCCAATGGGTAGGGAATACCATTCTGGGCAGCGTCAACCAAAGCATCGGTCAACAATTGGCAGCGGAAGCTAAGAACACCACGCTTGGGGGCGGGGCGGCTATTGATAGCTTCAACAAGACCTTGACCGAATTATCCGTCCAAGTACAAGCCATGGATATGGTTTGGGTAGTAGCCTTAGGCTTGGTGGTCATCCTGGTAGCTGTACTTCTAGCTTCCATTACCCTCATGCGTAAGCAACCTAAATCGCTCTTGGCCGACCATCAATAG
- a CDS encoding response regulator transcription factor encodes MNLMIVEDEAAIREGVSEFLRSQGYFVWEAADGQEALDLFGEVSVDLVLLDIMMPKKNGFEVLAEIRKTSTVPVLMLTAVADEEAQIKTFDLLVDGYIQKPFSLVLLAKRIEALLKRHYGEFDIWEYKDSKVNFSSYEATYKGEVADTKPKELAVLKLLLDHQGQVLSRAQILDHVWANQDDPPFDRVVDVYIKQLRKNLGLDCIVTVKNVGYKLELK; translated from the coding sequence ATGAATCTGATGATTGTAGAAGACGAAGCAGCCATCCGCGAAGGAGTCAGCGAATTTCTCCGCAGTCAAGGCTACTTTGTTTGGGAGGCGGCTGATGGCCAAGAAGCCCTGGACCTCTTTGGGGAGGTATCTGTGGATTTGGTCCTCTTAGATATTATGATGCCTAAGAAAAATGGCTTTGAAGTCTTAGCAGAAATCCGTAAAACCAGTACAGTGCCAGTCCTCATGTTGACAGCGGTAGCTGATGAAGAAGCCCAAATTAAGACCTTCGACTTGCTGGTGGATGGCTATATTCAGAAGCCTTTCTCCCTGGTCCTACTGGCTAAGCGCATTGAAGCCTTGCTTAAGCGCCATTACGGCGAGTTTGACATCTGGGAATACAAGGACAGCAAGGTCAACTTCTCCAGCTATGAAGCGACTTATAAGGGGGAAGTGGCGGACACCAAACCTAAGGAATTGGCAGTTCTCAAGCTCTTGCTGGACCACCAAGGCCAAGTCCTCAGTCGGGCGCAAATTCTCGACCATGTCTGGGCCAATCAGGATGATCCACCCTTTGACCGGGTAGTGGACGTCTATATCAAGCAATTGCGCAAAAACTTAGGATTGGATTGTATTGTCACGGTCAAAAATGTGGGCTATAAATTGGAGCTAAAATGA
- a CDS encoding HAMP domain-containing sensor histidine kinase, protein MKRLSLFPKIFIWTISILLALVAVAHLSIYLVFPHFYLNDRQTDLSHKADAMVQNLAEVDEEEVETALEVYAKNEGITAFMQPQGSSYTKTLGRNLNYNQDSDQNSVIIEEREVVTRDKKRLLVQFVATTEVVRQATRVTLTLLPMSLGGSVALAVLVAYVYARSLSRPLSRMAVMTGRMKQLDRTAFFANIRQDELGMMERQINELYGHLLAVIDELEEKNQRMVELEKLKVDFLRSASHELKTPLAGLRIMLENMRWKVGKYADRDTYLDEAMLKVDQLSGLVKEILELSKLQEWQAETGPLDVAAIVPQVLADYEVLAQAQHLQIDYQLDQATLAMSESAFRKVFSNLMSNAVRYSTPGGTIRIYREGQKLRIENPCQPMSDQALQSAYDIFSHQDSDQQGNKGTGLGLYMVHNLLENYHIVHDFYAIEGGMRFELEVLED, encoded by the coding sequence ATGAAACGACTAAGTTTATTTCCGAAAATTTTTATCTGGACCATCTCCATCTTGCTAGCCTTGGTAGCAGTGGCCCATCTCTCCATTTATTTGGTCTTTCCCCATTTCTATCTCAATGATCGCCAGACCGACTTGAGCCACAAGGCCGATGCCATGGTCCAAAACCTGGCCGAAGTCGATGAAGAAGAAGTGGAGACAGCCCTGGAAGTCTATGCTAAGAACGAGGGCATTACGGCCTTTATGCAGCCCCAAGGTTCTAGCTATACCAAGACACTAGGCCGCAATCTCAACTATAATCAGGACAGTGACCAGAACTCGGTCATTATCGAAGAGCGGGAAGTGGTGACGCGGGATAAGAAACGCCTGCTAGTTCAGTTTGTTGCCACTACCGAAGTAGTCCGCCAGGCCACGCGGGTGACCCTGACCTTACTGCCTATGTCCCTAGGGGGCTCGGTGGCTTTGGCAGTGTTGGTAGCCTATGTCTACGCCCGCAGCCTGTCCCGGCCTCTCAGCCGCATGGCGGTCATGACCGGGCGCATGAAGCAGTTGGATCGGACGGCTTTCTTTGCTAATATCCGCCAGGATGAGCTGGGCATGATGGAGCGACAAATCAACGAGCTCTATGGCCATCTCTTAGCAGTTATTGATGAATTGGAAGAGAAGAACCAGCGCATGGTGGAGTTAGAGAAGCTCAAGGTCGACTTCCTGCGCAGTGCTTCCCATGAACTTAAGACCCCCTTGGCGGGTCTGCGCATTATGCTAGAAAATATGCGCTGGAAGGTAGGCAAGTATGCCGACCGGGATACCTATTTAGATGAGGCCATGCTCAAGGTCGACCAATTATCTGGCCTAGTCAAGGAAATTCTGGAACTCTCCAAACTGCAAGAATGGCAGGCCGAGACAGGACCACTGGATGTGGCGGCCATTGTGCCTCAGGTGCTGGCTGACTATGAAGTCCTGGCTCAGGCTCAGCACTTGCAGATTGACTATCAACTCGACCAGGCCACCCTGGCTATGAGTGAGTCAGCCTTCCGCAAGGTCTTCTCCAACCTCATGAGCAATGCGGTCCGCTACTCCACACCCGGCGGCACCATCCGTATCTATCGTGAGGGGCAGAAGCTAAGAATTGAGAATCCTTGCCAGCCTATGTCTGACCAAGCCCTTCAGTCAGCCTATGACATTTTCAGTCACCAGGACAGCGACCAGCAGGGCAATAAGGGGACCGGCTTGGGTCTCTATATGGTTCATAACCTGCTGGAAAACTACCACATTGTCCATGACTTCTATGCTATTGAAGGCGGCATGCGCTTTGAACTGGAAGTGCTGGAGGATTAG
- a CDS encoding HIT family protein — protein sequence MCLICQRIEMIKEGSNPYLVKELSTGYVVLGDHQYFKGYTLFLAKQHVRELHDLDPETRLAFLAEMSQVQEAVAKAFGAEKMNVELLGNGDAHLHWHLFPRRAGDMGTYGHQGRGPVWWVPFEEMTDEAVRLQEPELSQMRQMLLESLEG from the coding sequence ATGTGTTTAATTTGTCAACGAATCGAGATGATTAAGGAAGGCAGCAATCCTTACCTAGTCAAGGAACTGTCCACTGGCTATGTGGTCTTGGGTGACCACCAATACTTCAAGGGCTACACGCTCTTCCTAGCCAAGCAGCATGTGCGAGAGCTTCATGACTTAGACCCTGAGACTAGGTTAGCCTTCCTGGCTGAAATGAGTCAGGTCCAAGAAGCGGTGGCCAAGGCCTTTGGGGCAGAGAAGATGAATGTCGAATTGCTAGGCAATGGCGATGCTCACCTACACTGGCATCTATTTCCACGTCGCGCCGGCGATATGGGGACCTACGGCCACCAGGGGCGCGGGCCCGTCTGGTGGGTGCCCTTTGAGGAAATGACGGATGAGGCAGTGCGACTGCAGGAGCCCGAGCTATCCCAGATGCGGCAAATGCTGCTAGAGTCCTTAGAAGGGTAG
- a CDS encoding DUF2130 domain-containing protein: MKEIQCPHCGTHFTINETQYSELLAQVRTAEFDVEVQARLHQALDLAEQRYQNQEQALRAQKDQELSQLQHQIQQFETEKALIQKETETALQGQLTAKDQAIQALEFQLKQAQLEHQQALQTAKTQLEKERDAVANQLALQEKEAQLSRKADQEKYELELRKKDETIEFYKDFKAKQSTKMIGESLEQHCEYEFNRNRMGMFPKAQFGKDNDARTGSKGDYIYREYDDQGVEILSIMFEMKNEGDETASKKKNEQFFKELDKDRREKGCEYAILVSLLEADNELYNSGIVDVSYVYDKMYVIRPQFFLPMITLLRNAAMNALHYKQELAQMREQNIDITHFEEDLNAFKLAFAKNYNSASNNFAKAIEEIDKAIKRMEAVKTALLTSENQLRLANNKLDDVSVKKLTRKNPTMKAKFHALDQAKDQTEEG, from the coding sequence ATGAAAGAAATCCAATGTCCCCATTGCGGGACCCACTTTACCATTAATGAAACCCAATATAGCGAGTTGCTAGCCCAGGTACGGACGGCCGAATTCGATGTCGAAGTGCAGGCTCGCCTCCATCAGGCCCTAGACTTGGCCGAGCAACGCTATCAGAACCAGGAGCAGGCTTTGCGGGCCCAAAAGGACCAGGAACTAAGCCAACTGCAACATCAAATCCAACAATTTGAAACCGAGAAGGCCCTGATTCAAAAGGAAACCGAGACCGCCCTCCAGGGCCAGTTGACGGCCAAGGACCAGGCCATTCAAGCCCTGGAATTCCAACTCAAGCAGGCCCAGTTGGAGCACCAACAAGCCCTGCAAACGGCCAAGACTCAGTTGGAGAAGGAGCGCGATGCGGTTGCCAACCAGCTGGCCTTACAGGAGAAGGAAGCCCAGCTGTCCCGCAAGGCGGATCAAGAGAAGTACGAATTGGAGCTACGTAAGAAGGACGAAACCATTGAGTTTTACAAGGACTTCAAGGCCAAGCAGTCCACCAAGATGATTGGCGAGAGCCTGGAGCAGCACTGCGAGTACGAATTCAACCGCAACCGCATGGGCATGTTTCCCAAGGCCCAGTTCGGCAAGGACAATGATGCCCGGACGGGTTCCAAGGGAGACTATATCTACCGCGAGTATGACGACCAGGGTGTCGAAATCCTCTCCATTATGTTTGAGATGAAGAACGAAGGCGACGAGACCGCCAGCAAGAAGAAGAATGAACAATTCTTCAAGGAGTTAGACAAGGACCGGCGGGAGAAGGGCTGCGAGTATGCCATTTTGGTCAGCCTGCTTGAAGCCGACAATGAGCTCTATAATAGCGGAATCGTGGATGTGTCCTATGTCTACGACAAGATGTATGTCATTCGGCCCCAATTCTTCCTGCCTATGATTACCCTCCTGCGCAATGCGGCCATGAATGCCCTCCATTACAAGCAGGAACTGGCCCAGATGCGGGAGCAGAATATTGACATTACCCATTTTGAAGAAGACCTTAACGCCTTCAAACTAGCCTTCGCCAAAAACTATAACTCAGCCAGCAACAACTTCGCCAAAGCCATCGAGGAAATCGACAAGGCCATCAAGCGGATGGAGGCCGTCAAGACGGCCCTGCTGACTAGCGAGAACCAGCTGCGCCTAGCCAACAACAAGCTAGACGATGTCAGCGTTAAGAAGCTGACCCGCAAGAACCCAACCATGAAGGCCAAATTCCATGCCTTGGACCAAGCCAAGGATCAGACAGAGGAGGGATAA
- a CDS encoding competence protein TfoX, with product MATSPDYLAFILDLCQHDQGVTSRAMMGEYLLYYQGKLVGGLYDNRLLVKPVPAALSYLAKEADVLPYPGAKPMIEVEDLEESGYVLALFEAMWPELPAPKPKKKSKEDKT from the coding sequence ATGGCTACCAGTCCGGATTATCTAGCCTTTATCCTAGACCTTTGCCAGCATGACCAGGGGGTTACCAGTAGGGCCATGATGGGCGAGTACCTGCTCTACTATCAAGGCAAATTAGTGGGCGGACTCTACGATAACCGCTTGCTAGTCAAGCCGGTGCCTGCCGCCCTATCCTATCTAGCCAAAGAAGCCGATGTCCTTCCTTATCCGGGTGCCAAGCCCATGATTGAGGTGGAGGATCTAGAGGAATCAGGCTATGTCCTGGCTTTGTTTGAAGCCATGTGGCCTGAATTACCGGCCCCCAAGCCTAAGAAAAAGTCAAAGGAGGACAAGACATGA
- a CDS encoding GNAT family N-acetyltransferase, with translation MIQLVEAAQDRSQLVAKVLADLPEWFGLPDSTQEYIDQANDRVCFQAGEGWGFITLQETSPVCLEIHCMGVLKAHQGQGLGRQLMAAAEDYAISQGYHYLQVKTVAPGHYEAYDATNAFYQACGYEAIEVFPDLWDEWNPCLLRLKYLKTN, from the coding sequence ATGATTCAATTAGTAGAAGCAGCTCAAGACCGCTCACAACTAGTAGCCAAGGTCTTGGCCGACCTACCTGAATGGTTTGGTTTGCCAGACTCCACCCAGGAATACATTGACCAGGCCAACGACCGGGTCTGTTTTCAAGCAGGGGAGGGCTGGGGCTTTATCACCCTCCAAGAAACTTCCCCTGTCTGTCTGGAAATTCACTGCATGGGCGTCCTCAAGGCCCATCAAGGCCAGGGCTTAGGGCGACAACTTATGGCTGCGGCTGAAGACTATGCTATCAGCCAGGGCTATCATTATCTGCAGGTCAAGACCGTGGCCCCGGGACACTATGAGGCCTATGATGCCACTAATGCCTTCTACCAGGCCTGTGGCTACGAGGCCATTGAAGTCTTCCCGGATCTCTGGGATGAATGGAATCCCTGCTTACTTCGACTCAAGTATCTCAAGACTAATTAA
- a CDS encoding GNAT family N-acetyltransferase, which translates to MRESKTYSVLLVEAGQDRSQLVAKVLADLPEWFGLPDSTQEYIDQANDRVCFQAGEGWGFITLQETSPVCLEIHCMGVLKAHQGQGLGRQLMAAAEDYAISQGYHYLQVKTVAPGYYEAYDATNAFYQACGYEAIEVFPDLWDEWNPCLLRLKYLKTN; encoded by the coding sequence ATGAGAGAAAGTAAAACTTACTCTGTCCTATTAGTAGAAGCAGGTCAAGATCGCTCACAACTAGTGGCCAAGGTCTTAGCCGACCTGCCTGAATGGTTTGGTTTGCCAGACTCCACCCAGGAATACATTGACCAGGCCAACGACCGGGTCTGTTTTCAAGCAGGGGAGGGCTGGGGCTTTATCACCCTCCAAGAAACTTCCCCTGTCTGTCTGGAAATTCACTGCATGGGCGTCCTCAAGGCCCATCAAGGCCAGGGCTTAGGGCGACAACTTATGGCTGCGGCTGAAGACTATGCTATCAGCCAGGGCTATCATTATCTGCAGGTCAAGACGGTAGCGCCCGGTTACTATGAGGCTTATGATGCCACCAATGCCTTCTACCAGGCTTGTGGCTACGAGGCCATTGAAGTCTTCCCAGATCTCTGGGATGAATGGAATCCCTGCTTACTTCGACTCAAATATCTCAAGACTAATTAA
- a CDS encoding GNAT family N-acetyltransferase: MRESKTYSVLLVEAGQDRSQLVAKVLADLPEWFGLPDSTQEYIDQANDRVCFQAGEGWGFITLQETSPVCLEIHCMGVLKAHQGQGLGRQLMAVAEDYAISQGYHYLQVKTVAPGHYEAYDATNAFYQACGYEAIEVFPDLWDEWNPCLLRLKYLKINQ; encoded by the coding sequence ATGAGAGAAAGTAAAACTTACTCTGTCCTATTAGTAGAAGCAGGTCAAGATCGCTCACAACTAGTGGCCAAGGTCTTAGCCGACCTGCCTGAATGGTTTGGTTTGCCAGACTCCACCCAGGAATACATTGACCAGGCCAACGACCGGGTCTGTTTTCAAGCAGGGGAGGGCTGGGGCTTTATCACCCTCCAAGAAACTTCCCCTGTCTGTCTGGAAATTCACTGCATGGGCGTCCTCAAGGCCCATCAGGGCCAGGGACTAGGCCGCCAGCTCATGGCGGTGGCTGAAGACTATGCTATCAGCCAGGGCTATCATTATCTGCAGGTCAAGACGGTGGCCCCGGGACACTATGAGGCTTATGATGCCACCAATGCCTTCTACCAGGCTTGTGGCTACGAGGCCATTGAAGTCTTCCCAGATCTCTGGGATGAATGGAATCCCTGCTTACTTCGACTCAAGTATCTCAAGATCAATCAATAA
- a CDS encoding low temperature requirement protein A, with protein sequence MLETKRVSVLEIFYDFVFVTGLFTLLYMLADITKYPLETNLIWRFALTLSVILYIWFSQADYNNRYLKEGPLDYVCHFFDMTVFLFLFKGNTASWKDSWVLLSACLAFLSLSLALRYGLQWLKAQDDQNKYFAASHALIFLAQGGLLLLGTKLPYEWGVAALVVAILAGWLAPFYFLRDRQVPALDFDRLKDRTSLMTMMYSAGLVVLSLGTFLSLETTTLLGLILIACLILHYKVQIDRVPQGADQSAAGFIYSHYVIMIGLSLVIIALGGFMTPYVRISHIVGLSYTGLAVYYLGILLLSFKRKPEFLGGFATWKIYLPLLVGWILSLRSPATDDVELVRLVVVVGLIFAGQVYLLKKPEQEPVPVLEGAPVESDQGQALEAAEETPVREVPEEVALEIEPSKSEVTTREVPSDPTPESQGQADPPAESPAPSQD encoded by the coding sequence ATGTTAGAAACCAAACGCGTTTCAGTTTTAGAAATTTTTTATGATTTTGTTTTTGTTACCGGCCTATTCACGCTGCTCTATATGTTAGCAGATATCACCAAGTATCCTCTGGAGACCAACCTGATCTGGCGTTTTGCCCTGACCCTGTCGGTCATCCTCTATATCTGGTTCAGCCAAGCCGATTACAACAATCGTTACTTGAAGGAAGGGCCCCTGGACTATGTCTGTCATTTCTTCGATATGACCGTTTTCCTCTTCCTCTTTAAAGGCAATACGGCTTCTTGGAAGGATAGCTGGGTCCTCTTGTCAGCGTGTCTGGCCTTCCTCAGCCTCAGTCTGGCCCTACGTTACGGCCTTCAATGGCTCAAGGCCCAGGATGACCAGAACAAATACTTTGCTGCTAGCCATGCCTTGATTTTCTTGGCTCAAGGGGGCTTGCTCCTGCTGGGCACCAAGTTGCCTTATGAATGGGGCGTCGCTGCTTTGGTAGTAGCAATTCTAGCTGGCTGGTTAGCGCCATTTTACTTTTTGCGTGACCGCCAAGTGCCAGCCCTTGACTTCGACCGATTGAAGGACCGCACTTCACTCATGACCATGATGTACTCAGCCGGCTTGGTTGTCCTCAGCTTGGGTACCTTCCTATCTCTGGAGACGACCACCTTACTAGGTCTTATCCTCATTGCCTGCCTCATTCTCCACTATAAGGTTCAAATCGACCGGGTGCCGCAAGGGGCTGACCAGTCAGCTGCTGGTTTTATTTACAGCCACTATGTGATTATGATTGGCTTGAGTCTTGTTATTATTGCCTTGGGTGGCTTTATGACCCCTTATGTGCGCATCAGTCATATTGTGGGCCTAAGCTATACCGGCCTGGCTGTTTACTATCTGGGCATTCTCTTACTAAGCTTTAAGAGAAAGCCTGAATTCTTGGGTGGCTTTGCTACATGGAAAATCTATCTGCCTCTCTTAGTGGGCTGGATCCTATCATTGCGTTCACCTGCCACAGACGACGTGGAATTGGTTCGTCTAGTAGTGGTAGTTGGCTTGATTTTTGCCGGCCAAGTATACTTGCTTAAGAAGCCGGAACAAGAGCCAGTGCCCGTCTTAGAAGGGGCACCAGTTGAGAGCGACCAAGGCCAAGCACTAGAGGCGGCTGAAGAAACGCCTGTAAGAGAAGTGCCTGAAGAAGTAGCACTTGAAATTGAACCTTCTAAATCAGAAGTTACTACAAGAGAAGTGCCGTCAGACCCTACACCTGAATCCCAAGGCCAAGCAGACCCACCAGCTGAAAGTCCAGCTCCAAGCCAAGACTAA
- a CDS encoding response regulator transcription factor — translation MARILIIEDNQDIHALIKQSLGQEHELVSAFAGTEGLLYCQSQPVDLVLLDYMLPGMNGQAVLEAIRAFSQVPVIMLTALGDKKLISQMLLAGANDYMVKPFDFEELYARVAVQLRTAGHEAGASSQPSQATTHLGQLQLQADSFEISREGQAVRLSKKEFGILTILLGEPQRIFTKELLYELVWQDVFIPGDNTLNTHLSNLRKKISQLDDSQDYIETVWGLGVRLAQGVRPGGEAT, via the coding sequence ATGGCGCGTATATTGATTATCGAAGACAACCAGGACATCCATGCCCTGATTAAGCAGTCCCTGGGCCAGGAACATGAACTGGTTTCAGCCTTTGCCGGGACAGAGGGCTTGCTTTACTGTCAGTCCCAGCCGGTGGACCTGGTCCTGCTGGACTATATGTTGCCAGGCATGAATGGCCAGGCTGTCCTGGAGGCCATCCGGGCCTTTAGTCAGGTGCCGGTCATTATGCTGACGGCCTTGGGGGACAAGAAGCTGATTAGTCAGATGTTGCTAGCCGGGGCCAATGACTACATGGTCAAGCCCTTCGACTTCGAGGAACTCTATGCTCGGGTAGCCGTCCAGTTGCGGACAGCCGGCCATGAGGCGGGCGCTAGCAGTCAGCCAAGCCAGGCGACCACCCATCTAGGCCAGTTGCAACTCCAGGCCGATAGCTTTGAAATCAGTCGGGAGGGCCAAGCGGTTCGTCTGTCTAAAAAGGAATTTGGCATTCTAACTATTTTGCTAGGCGAGCCCCAGCGGATTTTTACCAAGGAGCTGCTCTATGAATTAGTCTGGCAGGATGTCTTCATTCCGGGCGACAATACCCTCAACACCCACCTGTCCAACCTGCGCAAGAAAATCAGCCAGCTGGATGATAGCCAGGATTATATTGAGACGGTCTGGGGCCTAGGGGTTCGCCTAGCTCAAGGCGTCCGGCCAGGAGGGGAGGCGACCTAA
- a CDS encoding HAMP domain-containing sensor histidine kinase yields the protein MLGISLGLGLCLLGTILYLFHQSYTVRQLTRQIETKRQTKSQGRLRLSQQSRTLVDLSQAIQEVFEDQEAERITSQQERRDLDQAISNIAHDIRTPLTIASGYTQQALKQVKAQELPDVQALEKVHQQLKQVSGRLEALLDYRRVLEHEVKPSFARVDVHQLLLETALTYYEAFQRAGLRVDLDLAPGPIWLETDPELLVRVLQNLLGNLLKHGKGQGRISLSLQADQLQIGLDNQMAQPIQQVRYLTKRFYSENLSEVESSSGLGLYISQQVVQLLGGSLLLSSKNLDFSVIILLPK from the coding sequence ATGTTAGGAATTAGCTTGGGCCTAGGCCTCTGTCTCCTGGGGACCATCCTCTATTTATTTCATCAAAGCTACACCGTCCGCCAGCTAACCCGGCAGATTGAGACCAAACGCCAGACCAAATCCCAAGGGCGCCTGCGTCTCAGTCAGCAGAGTCGAACTTTAGTGGACTTGAGCCAGGCTATCCAAGAAGTCTTCGAGGACCAGGAAGCCGAGCGAATCACCAGCCAACAGGAGCGGCGGGATTTGGACCAGGCCATCAGCAATATTGCCCATGATATCCGGACCCCGCTCACCATTGCGTCGGGTTATACCCAGCAAGCTCTTAAGCAGGTCAAAGCCCAAGAGCTACCCGATGTCCAGGCCTTGGAAAAGGTCCACCAGCAACTCAAGCAGGTCTCGGGCCGGCTTGAGGCCCTCTTGGACTATCGCCGGGTCTTGGAGCACGAGGTCAAGCCCAGCTTTGCGCGCGTGGATGTCCATCAGCTCTTGTTGGAGACGGCCTTGACCTACTATGAAGCCTTCCAAAGGGCGGGACTTAGGGTCGACTTGGACCTGGCGCCAGGTCCTATCTGGCTAGAAACCGACCCAGAACTCCTGGTGAGGGTCTTGCAGAACCTGCTAGGCAACTTGCTTAAACATGGTAAGGGTCAGGGCCGAATTAGCCTGAGCCTCCAAGCGGACCAGCTGCAAATTGGCCTTGATAACCAAATGGCCCAGCCCATCCAACAAGTCCGCTACTTGACCAAGCGCTTCTATTCAGAGAACCTGTCAGAAGTCGAGTCTTCTTCAGGCCTGGGGCTTTATATTAGTCAGCAAGTGGTCCAATTATTAGGTGGAAGCCTTCTATTGAGTAGTAAGAATCTAGATTTTTCTGTAATAATTTTACTCCCTAAATAA